Proteins from a single region of Amblyomma americanum isolate KBUSLIRL-KWMA chromosome 10, ASM5285725v1, whole genome shotgun sequence:
- the LOC144106787 gene encoding uncharacterized protein LOC144106787: MDSPSERLLLKTNHKVNVPCPVRPPGRRKSGGRRLFGVRCHLHRFYADCPEGSHQSSCSGHGGRSSRRHAARRAARAAWTASLWLGSLLFLLGIVALGLGYAAPLSLVRRPHPWRLAGLCMFCSGGSLLAAALMLAALCPRWQDDEPYAPVVDAPRGPQEEEEDDLRVPVTEKITAVQPLRD, from the coding sequence GTCAACGTCCCGTGTCCCGTGCGTCCTCCGGGCCGGCGAAAATCGGGCGGTCGGCGCCTGTTCGGGGTCCGCTGCCACTTGCACCGCTTCTAcgccgactgtcccgaaggctcgCACCAGAGTTCCTGTTCGGGCCACGGAGGGCGCTCCTCGCGCCGCCACGCGGCCAGGCGAGCCGCCCGCGCCGCCTGGACCGCCTCCCTGTGGCTGGGTTCTCTACTATTCCTGCTAGGCATCGTGGCGCTGGGGCTGGGCTATGCGGCGCCGCTAAGCCTCGTGAGGAGGCCGCACCCGTGGCGGCTGGCCGGCCTCTGCATGTTCTGCAGCGGAGGCTCGCTGCTGGCCGCCGCTCTCATGCTGGCGGCGCTGTGCCCGCGCTGGCAGGATGACGAGCCGTACGCGCCCGTCGTGGACGCGCCAAGGGGACCgcaggaggaagaagaggacgacCTCAGAGTGCCAGTCACCGAGAAGATTACCGCTGTGCAGCCGCTCAGGGACTGA
- the Uxt gene encoding uxt prefoldin-like subunit, which yields MADISAKVLQYETFLNDVLKEDLRKCLDERDRICAKLAELLQLRTVIERIQEVEANKETFRTQVDLGCNFYVQAVVPDVSKIFVQVGMGFFLELTHDEALWFVGRQEAMLEEKLQRVSEESANIKAHIQMVLQGLRELQDLPLEPDRPKQREIF from the exons ATGGCGGACATCAGCGCGAAGGTGCTGCAGTACGAGACGTTTCTAAACGACGTGCTGAAAGAGGACCTAAG GAAATGCCTCGATGAGCGTGACCGTATCTGCGCGAAGCTAGCAGAGCTGCTCCAACTGCGGACTGTGATCGAAAGAATTCAG GAGGTCGAGGCGAACAAAGAGACGTTTCGGACGCAGGTCGACCTGGGCTGCAACTTCTATGTCCAGGCTGTCGT GCCGGACGTGTCCAAGATCTTTGTGCAAGTGGGCATGGGCTTCTTTCTGGAGCTGACGCACGATGAGGCCCTGTGGTTTGTTGGGCGCCAAGAGGCAATGCTCGAGGAAAAGTTGCAGCGCGTCTCCGAGGAGTCTGCCAACATCAAGGCACATATCCAGATGGTGCTGCAG GGCCTGCGGGAGCTTCAGGACCTGCCACTAGAGCCCGACCGGCCAAAGCAACGAGAGATATTCTGA